The following are encoded in a window of Bremerella alba genomic DNA:
- a CDS encoding 6-phosphofructokinase: MANSLSRPEQPAHNFKRVAILFSGGPAPAANAVISTAAVSFMRAGIEVLGIMNGYSNLMEFGADRPMEEDRDYILFDHKSLSRSRAKQGIMIGTARANPGKAISHPDHLKDSERCKAFKTTYDALCSLGVDALISIGGDDTLKTANKFKMFQDTLPEGSKKLPVVHLPKTIDNDYNGIDFTFGFFTAVDFLSTEIRTLLYDGEASKAYFLCEAMGRSAGWLAYGAAIAGEASLVISVEDITGDFVDKEYTDENGKQRKTMNVPKVVDRIVKTMLAREAEGKEFGVIVMAEGLAEMLPESYLEGVARDDHGHIAITDIQLGRTFSKWVAKAYEEKTGRSRKVTGIQLGYEARCTKPLAYDVILGSQLGVGAYRALVEKKLNGVMVSAKGQFELQYVDFTELVDQENLVTVVRHIEQGCDFQKLARFLETYVND, encoded by the coding sequence ATGGCCAACAGCCTTTCCCGTCCTGAACAGCCTGCACATAACTTCAAGCGTGTCGCGATCCTCTTTTCCGGCGGCCCGGCACCGGCTGCGAATGCTGTGATTTCGACCGCGGCTGTCTCGTTTATGCGAGCTGGCATCGAAGTCCTGGGGATCATGAACGGCTACTCGAACTTGATGGAGTTCGGTGCCGATCGTCCGATGGAAGAAGATCGCGACTACATTCTCTTCGACCACAAGTCCCTCAGCCGTAGCCGTGCCAAGCAGGGGATCATGATCGGTACTGCTCGGGCTAACCCCGGCAAGGCGATCTCGCACCCCGATCACTTGAAAGACAGCGAACGCTGCAAGGCCTTCAAAACCACCTACGACGCACTGTGCTCGCTGGGCGTGGATGCTTTGATTTCGATCGGTGGTGACGACACGCTGAAGACTGCCAACAAGTTCAAGATGTTCCAAGACACCTTGCCCGAAGGTAGCAAGAAGCTTCCGGTCGTCCACCTGCCCAAGACGATCGACAACGACTACAACGGCATCGACTTCACGTTCGGCTTTTTCACCGCGGTCGATTTCCTTTCCACCGAAATCCGTACACTGCTGTACGACGGTGAAGCCTCGAAGGCCTATTTCCTATGTGAAGCAATGGGCCGTAGTGCAGGTTGGTTGGCTTACGGCGCGGCGATCGCTGGCGAAGCTTCGCTGGTAATCAGTGTCGAGGACATCACCGGAGATTTCGTCGACAAAGAATACACCGACGAAAACGGCAAGCAGCGGAAAACGATGAACGTCCCAAAAGTGGTCGATCGCATCGTGAAGACCATGCTCGCTCGTGAAGCAGAAGGAAAAGAATTTGGCGTGATCGTGATGGCCGAAGGCCTAGCCGAAATGTTGCCGGAATCTTACCTCGAAGGTGTCGCTCGCGACGACCACGGCCACATCGCCATCACTGACATCCAACTCGGTCGTACGTTCAGCAAGTGGGTTGCCAAAGCCTACGAAGAAAAGACCGGCCGCAGCCGCAAAGTCACCGGTATTCAGTTGGGCTACGAAGCTCGCTGTACCAAGCCGCTTGCCTACGACGTGATCCTCGGCAGCCAACTCGGCGTCGGCGCGTACCGCGCCTTGGTAGAAAAGAAGCTGAACGGCGTCATGGTTTCGGCAAAGGGGCAGTTTGAACTGCAGTACGTCGACTTCACGGAACTGGTCGATCAAGAAAACCTGGTCACCGTCGTGCGTCACATCGAACAAGGCTGCGACTTCCAGAAACTCGCTCGCTTCCTGGAAACCTACGTCAACGACTAA
- a CDS encoding LamG domain-containing protein: MFFLVAFFGFASIASAQEVSPSVVDRPGLVCFWDFQKQTADGYASSGPHSYVLKPQNGPIEQSEDGIFGTSLKIRQGQWLLLPREDCPALNFRGKDEVTIIAWIQRESDANWQYIAGMWNERDAKRQYALFTCAGSQTNFETMDRIPAKHQTHGYASDVGGATPGKPFCFSYASGQTKLPKRQWTMIAYTYDHEFLRVYVNGKLDEHPGHNPFPWNKPIFEGGKDGADFTVARQCLPNWPHYPQAEKPMLKQGFGGKLGGVAVYKRALSAEELAEVHSATISGK; encoded by the coding sequence TTGTTCTTTCTTGTCGCGTTCTTTGGTTTCGCTTCCATTGCCTCCGCTCAGGAGGTCTCACCCTCGGTGGTAGACCGACCGGGCCTGGTTTGCTTCTGGGACTTTCAGAAGCAAACTGCCGATGGCTACGCCAGCAGCGGGCCCCATTCTTACGTTCTGAAACCTCAGAATGGCCCCATCGAACAGTCCGAAGACGGTATCTTCGGCACGAGCCTGAAGATTCGCCAAGGACAATGGCTGCTACTACCGCGGGAAGATTGCCCAGCATTGAACTTTCGCGGCAAAGACGAAGTCACGATCATCGCCTGGATTCAGCGCGAGAGCGACGCCAACTGGCAGTACATCGCCGGCATGTGGAACGAACGCGACGCAAAGCGGCAGTATGCTTTGTTTACCTGTGCTGGCAGTCAAACCAATTTTGAAACGATGGATCGCATTCCTGCCAAACATCAAACGCACGGCTACGCATCGGACGTGGGCGGGGCGACCCCCGGCAAGCCTTTTTGCTTCTCGTACGCTTCTGGCCAGACCAAGCTTCCCAAACGGCAGTGGACCATGATCGCTTACACCTACGATCACGAGTTCCTCCGCGTCTACGTCAACGGCAAACTCGACGAGCACCCAGGCCACAACCCGTTTCCCTGGAACAAGCCGATCTTCGAGGGCGGCAAGGACGGAGCCGATTTCACCGTGGCTCGCCAGTGCCTGCCCAATTGGCCCCACTATCCCCAGGCCGAGAAACCAATGCTCAAACAAGGCTTCGGCGGAAAGCTGGGCGGGGTAGCCGTTTATAAGCGAGCCCTATCTGCAGAGGAATTGGCGGAGGTCCATTCCGCTACGATTTCAGGTAAATAA
- a CDS encoding DUF1559 domain-containing protein, translated as MKTLNRTAFTLVELLVVIAIIGVLIALLLPAVQQAREAARRMSCSNNFKQLGLAMHNYHDTHNAFPAFNYMPGVDPGYPYPGYSAFTQILPYIEQSALSDQVASTSQQFWLRWYDGPMESLRATPLAAFKCPSDGDFPAAATNRDNGPGCNYAVSIGSSTKYSTPTQQNGMFRGPAPNGSTTGVETAMRDITDGLSNTLMASEQLVGDRNDTSLMNGNSSEPRKGGSAASFTTYPSQSALDTFGQACEGLTTHNSTNGQHWICGLPSQTGINTLAPPNWKYPNCQNSGSGFASDRDGVYAPRSRHPGGVLVTVGDASARFISETIDLETWQNFGGRDDGKVVQLP; from the coding sequence ATGAAAACGTTGAACCGGACGGCATTCACACTCGTGGAGCTCTTGGTTGTCATTGCCATCATTGGGGTTCTCATCGCATTGCTATTGCCGGCTGTTCAGCAAGCCCGTGAAGCCGCACGACGAATGAGTTGCTCGAATAACTTCAAGCAACTTGGCTTGGCGATGCACAACTATCACGACACGCACAATGCATTTCCGGCGTTTAACTATATGCCTGGCGTGGATCCTGGATATCCCTACCCCGGTTACAGTGCATTTACCCAGATTTTGCCGTACATCGAGCAGTCAGCTTTGAGCGATCAAGTCGCATCAACTTCTCAGCAGTTCTGGCTGCGTTGGTACGATGGGCCAATGGAAAGTCTCCGAGCTACCCCCTTGGCAGCGTTTAAGTGTCCGTCAGATGGCGACTTTCCTGCCGCTGCCACCAATCGAGACAATGGTCCAGGTTGCAACTACGCAGTGAGCATTGGATCGAGCACGAAATATTCCACTCCAACTCAGCAAAATGGCATGTTTCGAGGGCCGGCACCTAACGGATCCACCACAGGAGTCGAAACCGCGATGAGGGATATCACTGATGGTCTGAGTAACACGTTGATGGCTTCCGAGCAATTGGTGGGTGACCGTAACGATACAAGTTTGATGAATGGAAATTCGTCAGAACCTCGAAAAGGTGGAAGCGCAGCGTCTTTCACGACATATCCATCCCAGTCTGCCCTTGATACGTTTGGTCAAGCTTGTGAAGGGTTGACAACTCACAATAGCACCAATGGCCAACATTGGATTTGTGGGTTGCCAAGTCAGACCGGAATTAACACGCTTGCCCCCCCCAACTGGAAATACCCCAACTGTCAAAACAGCGGCAGCGGCTTCGCTTCCGATCGCGACGGCGTTTACGCACCGCGGAGCCGTCACCCTGGCGGCGTTCTGGTGACCGTGGGCGATGCGTCCGCACGGTTTATTTCGGAAACGATCGACCTCGAGACGTGGCAAAATTTTGGTGGTCGCGACGACGGCAAGGTCGTTCAGTTGCCGTAA
- a CDS encoding protein kinase domain-containing protein produces the protein MSSATTFRCPNSQCRKAFQQPKDGIGKRARCRHCGTMMELTENGAVEVMVLNTPRNRRKATLTLGDNTLSTPGDGVVAQYRRTSSGQIGRFELQEVLGTGGFGTVYRAFDSMLDRAVALKIPHAERVQTPEAATRFLREAKAAARLTHPNIVPVFDAGKEEDTYFIASGFVEGKSLEKFVEPDSPLRPRQAARIVVLLARAVHYAHSQGIIHRDIKPHNVMIDEANTPFLMDFGLARLEDNQEKLTKDGAVMGTPAYMAPEQANPERTSEVGPRSDQYSLGALFYELLTGDAPFRGPVHQVLLQVISEEPVPPRQRQAAISADLETICLKAMSKDPNHRFADCGVLADDLERWLEDRPITARKVSTFERGVRWVRRNPLIGGLVTAIVLVSLIGFAVSSTALSYSLASQEKAVSEAERAQRNEKEAKHHAQLARDNESLAISHQQSAEVARQTAEEERKKAEQERQNVVEALDRLKYRNYLTQMTLAHHSFQEASPGNVDRLLDNSEPEFRDWEWHYLDKLRKTHLSEQAIDWLKGYDHHRGCAISPSLDDIILEQDGILRSISLHDGSVNWSHPSGGLGVEAAAFSPDERHVAIKLIKQSIFRICSAKTGEPLFDLPSETNTGRGTTAFAVQENRLFTATFDRVDLWDLKTRKSILQTRPNQKAVIKSLAVSPTGEHFAVAYGGSVCCVCSVESGKTIYRIETNGGTPKRIAFSPDGTLLVTSGDVRDIQVWDIKKKALLNVLHGHRGGIVDVSFSPDGERIASASDDRTIRIWNLKKRRPPQILTGHADGVRRLRYSKDGESLVSASADGTIRFWDTSLRQDFTRLMNLDGIAGSVAISPDETQVAVGTDQGKIEIVELQTGKHVASFPVFKGIVATLDYSNDGKQIVATAFNDKTIRLIDSQSGEEIWAVDDHQQRVFQVAFHPNGKWVASRGCYDGFLAIRSVEDGSIVKKIQAFGNWTAPFRFTADGTKVVTAGWNIVELWDLETGKKLRRYVDRPGKANTDLQISSNGLVAVSNSNGTIKILNLDTLEEIATLTGHAQNIYSIAFGPEGRRLFSAGLDTTVRVWDVPTATEILNLQGPAFTLADGRFSPDIAATSDGRLITGTYGSILLLWNGKKSHE, from the coding sequence ATGAGTTCGGCCACGACGTTTCGATGTCCGAATTCCCAATGCCGTAAGGCTTTTCAGCAGCCGAAGGACGGCATTGGCAAGCGTGCTCGCTGTCGTCACTGCGGCACCATGATGGAATTGACGGAGAACGGTGCCGTCGAGGTTATGGTGTTGAACACGCCTCGTAATCGTCGTAAGGCCACCCTCACGCTGGGTGATAATACGCTGAGTACTCCTGGCGATGGCGTTGTGGCCCAGTACCGACGAACTTCGTCCGGGCAAATTGGACGCTTTGAACTGCAAGAGGTGCTCGGCACTGGTGGTTTTGGCACCGTATACCGGGCCTTCGACAGCATGCTGGATCGCGCCGTCGCGCTCAAGATTCCTCACGCTGAGAGAGTTCAAACTCCGGAAGCCGCAACACGATTCCTTCGCGAGGCGAAAGCGGCCGCTCGACTGACGCATCCCAATATCGTCCCGGTGTTTGACGCTGGGAAAGAAGAAGACACGTACTTCATCGCCTCAGGGTTCGTCGAAGGCAAATCGCTCGAAAAGTTTGTCGAGCCAGACAGCCCTCTGCGACCACGTCAGGCAGCACGCATTGTCGTTCTGCTGGCCCGTGCGGTTCACTATGCCCACAGCCAAGGAATCATCCATCGCGACATCAAGCCGCACAATGTGATGATCGACGAGGCGAATACGCCGTTCTTAATGGACTTTGGCCTGGCCCGCTTGGAAGACAATCAAGAGAAGTTGACCAAAGATGGTGCCGTCATGGGGACGCCTGCTTACATGGCACCCGAGCAGGCCAATCCCGAGCGAACGTCGGAAGTGGGACCACGTTCCGATCAATACAGCCTGGGGGCATTGTTCTACGAATTATTGACCGGTGACGCCCCGTTTCGTGGTCCCGTTCATCAAGTGCTTCTCCAGGTCATCTCCGAAGAGCCAGTGCCCCCGCGTCAACGACAGGCCGCCATTTCCGCCGACCTGGAAACGATTTGCCTGAAGGCGATGTCGAAAGATCCCAACCACCGCTTCGCCGATTGTGGGGTATTGGCCGACGACCTAGAGCGTTGGCTGGAAGATCGCCCGATCACTGCTCGCAAAGTATCGACCTTCGAGCGTGGCGTGCGTTGGGTTCGTCGTAATCCATTGATCGGTGGACTGGTCACGGCGATCGTGCTGGTCTCTTTGATTGGGTTCGCCGTCTCAAGCACAGCGTTGAGCTACTCCCTGGCCTCGCAAGAGAAAGCTGTAAGCGAGGCCGAGCGTGCCCAACGCAACGAAAAAGAGGCAAAACACCACGCCCAATTGGCACGCGATAACGAGTCCCTCGCGATCTCGCATCAGCAGTCGGCCGAAGTTGCACGACAAACTGCCGAAGAGGAACGAAAGAAGGCCGAGCAAGAACGCCAGAACGTAGTCGAGGCGCTAGACCGATTAAAATACCGAAACTATCTCACGCAGATGACGCTGGCCCATCATAGCTTTCAAGAGGCATCACCGGGAAACGTCGACCGCTTGCTCGACAACTCGGAACCGGAGTTTCGCGATTGGGAATGGCATTACCTCGACAAACTGCGCAAGACGCATCTCAGCGAACAGGCGATCGATTGGCTCAAAGGTTACGACCACCATCGCGGTTGTGCGATCTCGCCAAGCCTCGACGATATTATCTTGGAGCAAGACGGCATACTTCGCTCCATTTCATTGCATGATGGTTCCGTAAACTGGTCGCACCCCAGCGGTGGCCTGGGGGTCGAGGCGGCCGCTTTTAGTCCCGACGAGCGTCATGTCGCCATCAAATTGATCAAACAATCCATCTTCAGGATCTGCAGCGCGAAAACGGGGGAACCACTCTTCGACCTACCGAGCGAAACCAATACAGGCCGAGGCACAACGGCTTTTGCTGTTCAAGAGAACCGTCTGTTCACTGCCACCTTCGATCGGGTTGATCTCTGGGATCTCAAAACCCGAAAATCGATCCTGCAAACTCGTCCAAATCAAAAAGCGGTGATTAAGTCCCTCGCGGTCAGTCCCACCGGCGAACATTTTGCCGTTGCCTATGGTGGCTCGGTTTGTTGCGTGTGTAGCGTCGAAAGTGGCAAAACAATTTACCGGATCGAGACCAACGGCGGGACCCCCAAGCGAATCGCATTTAGCCCCGATGGAACGCTTCTGGTGACCTCTGGCGACGTACGCGACATTCAAGTCTGGGATATCAAAAAGAAAGCACTCTTAAACGTACTGCATGGCCATCGCGGGGGAATTGTTGACGTAAGCTTCAGCCCCGACGGCGAACGAATTGCGTCCGCAAGCGATGATCGTACGATCCGAATTTGGAATCTGAAAAAGCGACGTCCTCCCCAAATTTTGACAGGACATGCCGATGGAGTTCGGCGGCTACGCTATTCTAAAGATGGCGAGTCGCTTGTGTCCGCCAGCGCCGACGGTACCATCCGTTTTTGGGATACGTCTCTACGTCAGGACTTCACGCGATTGATGAACCTCGATGGCATCGCTGGCTCGGTTGCGATCAGCCCCGACGAGACTCAAGTAGCCGTAGGAACCGACCAAGGAAAGATCGAAATAGTCGAACTGCAGACGGGGAAGCACGTTGCGAGTTTCCCTGTGTTCAAGGGAATTGTCGCCACGCTCGACTACTCGAATGACGGGAAACAAATCGTTGCTACCGCATTTAACGACAAAACCATTCGGCTCATTGATTCTCAATCCGGAGAAGAAATCTGGGCAGTCGACGACCACCAACAACGCGTCTTCCAGGTTGCCTTTCACCCTAACGGCAAGTGGGTCGCGTCACGCGGATGCTATGACGGGTTTTTAGCCATCCGAAGCGTGGAAGATGGAAGCATCGTTAAGAAGATTCAGGCGTTCGGGAACTGGACCGCACCATTCCGCTTTACTGCGGACGGAACGAAGGTAGTCACTGCCGGTTGGAATATAGTGGAACTGTGGGACCTCGAGACCGGCAAGAAACTTCGCCGATACGTGGATCGTCCCGGGAAAGCTAACACCGACTTGCAAATCTCTTCCAATGGACTCGTCGCGGTTTCCAACAGCAACGGAACGATCAAGATATTGAATCTAGACACGCTTGAAGAGATCGCCACGCTCACGGGGCATGCCCAGAATATCTACTCCATCGCTTTCGGCCCGGAAGGACGCCGTTTGTTTTCCGCAGGTCTCGATACGACCGTTCGCGTTTGGGACGTGCCCACCGCGACCGAAATCCTCAACTTGCAAGGGCCAGCGTTCACGCTGGCAGATGGACGTTTTTCACCCGATATCGCTGCTACGTCCGACGGACGATTGATTACGGGGACCTACGGCAGCATCCTCTTGCTTTGGAACGGAAAAAAGTCGCACGAATAG
- a CDS encoding arylsulfatase B — MIPRLLFLLFAALSLLLNANTTFADTPGSRPNIVFVLADDMGWNQPGFNQPEETSLTPNMDKLANEGMRLNEFYTHSVCAPTRSAFLTGRYAFRTWSDWRTEDFGKPSYLAKLGLELAHTKSGEPTRRIHALDTNERTVAEALNDAGYFTALLGKWHLGEWLPEHLPMGQGFDYQYGHYAWGIDYYTKTIVHNAPARYAVYDWHRNQQPINEEGYATDLIADETVRLIESRQGNDEPFFMYVAFNAVHGPLNPPPGFQGDPNDPLAIRDAMLKSLDQAVGRIEQAIDKNGFKENTLFIFANDNGPVLEELSTPFRGTKNTTFEGGVRQPCVIRWPGHVAPGTTQDGLVFIADFFPTFITLAGGNHKQERPIDGLDMTETFFSGEKSPRNEIIYDVAGSVRLPTIRRGDFKLMGDMLFNIAEDPSEQTDIAIKHPRLVAELSERLDVVGKERPPLGDKPLLMDPPLPYVYGAEEQADVPQWLIEKVEAVRATQPKDWAPGETPWPKAPQGAEASKMDGLRDEIVK; from the coding sequence ATGATCCCTCGTCTGCTTTTCTTGCTGTTTGCCGCTTTGTCCTTGCTACTGAATGCGAACACGACCTTCGCCGATACCCCAGGCAGCCGGCCTAATATTGTTTTCGTGCTGGCCGACGATATGGGCTGGAATCAACCGGGCTTCAATCAGCCGGAAGAAACATCGCTCACGCCTAACATGGACAAGCTGGCGAACGAAGGGATGCGGCTCAACGAGTTCTACACGCATAGCGTCTGTGCCCCGACCCGCTCGGCATTTCTTACCGGTCGATATGCCTTCCGAACTTGGAGCGACTGGCGGACCGAAGACTTCGGCAAGCCAAGTTATCTCGCCAAGCTGGGCTTAGAGCTTGCCCACACCAAAAGCGGAGAACCAACCCGGCGTATCCATGCCCTTGATACCAACGAGCGTACCGTCGCCGAGGCATTGAACGACGCTGGCTACTTCACGGCCCTGCTGGGCAAGTGGCACCTCGGCGAGTGGCTACCCGAACATTTGCCGATGGGGCAAGGCTTTGACTATCAGTACGGTCACTATGCCTGGGGCATCGACTATTACACCAAAACGATTGTGCACAACGCGCCGGCCCGCTATGCCGTCTATGACTGGCACCGCAATCAGCAACCCATCAACGAAGAAGGCTATGCCACCGATTTGATCGCGGATGAAACGGTACGCCTCATTGAGTCTCGCCAGGGCAACGACGAACCGTTCTTCATGTACGTCGCGTTCAATGCGGTCCATGGCCCGTTGAATCCGCCTCCTGGTTTTCAGGGAGACCCGAATGACCCGCTTGCCATTCGTGATGCGATGCTGAAAAGTCTCGATCAAGCAGTAGGTCGCATTGAACAGGCCATTGATAAGAACGGTTTCAAGGAGAACACGCTCTTCATCTTTGCCAACGATAATGGCCCTGTGCTGGAAGAACTGAGCACGCCGTTTCGCGGTACTAAGAACACGACCTTCGAAGGAGGCGTTCGTCAGCCGTGCGTGATTCGCTGGCCTGGCCATGTTGCCCCCGGCACCACCCAAGATGGTCTGGTTTTCATCGCCGACTTTTTTCCGACGTTCATCACCCTGGCCGGCGGTAACCACAAGCAAGAGAGGCCTATCGACGGGCTGGACATGACCGAGACGTTTTTCTCTGGCGAGAAGAGCCCTCGCAACGAGATCATTTACGATGTCGCTGGCAGCGTCCGGCTACCAACGATTCGCCGTGGCGACTTTAAGTTGATGGGGGACATGCTATTCAACATTGCAGAAGATCCGTCAGAACAAACCGACATCGCGATCAAGCACCCACGACTGGTGGCCGAGCTTAGCGAACGCCTGGACGTGGTCGGCAAAGAACGTCCGCCATTGGGCGACAAGCCGCTGCTGATGGATCCGCCGCTGCCGTACGTTTACGGGGCCGAAGAGCAAGCGGACGTCCCTCAGTGGCTGATCGAGAAGGTCGAAGCCGTCCGTGCGACGCAGCCTAAAGACTGGGCCCCAGGCGAAACCCCGTGGCCTAAAGCCCCGCAAGGAGCCGAAGCGAGCAAGATGGATGGCCTACGGGACGAAATCGTGAAGTAA
- a CDS encoding DUF1559 family PulG-like putative transporter: MSKRNRNPGGNLGFTLVELLVVIAIIGVLIALLLPAVQQAREAARRMQCSNNMKQLGLGIHNFHDTYGYVPAGGSADQQPFGTHATGSGWGSSWMVFLLPFIEQNSLYDQMDLSGGSGWSGSVATNTAAAKNVTLDAYLCPSSPLEEFAANPQSNGPIMAPSYAAISGAVNGLIPGYTESRINTPSSATGCCSGGIASGGGVMIPSGELGFEAITDGTSNTAVIGEISDSLITANGSKHDYRNGYRHGWMIGWRSAKSPPNVGNGGDLRTFNQVTIRYPINQKKRPGTGWPDGPGNCGSDGICDNASTNMPLVSAHPGGVMTLIADGSVRFLPETMSMDLQGRLVTRDDGQVIELP, encoded by the coding sequence ATGAGTAAACGCAATCGCAATCCAGGGGGCAATCTGGGATTCACTCTGGTGGAACTCCTAGTTGTTATAGCAATCATAGGGGTATTAATTGCCTTGTTGCTGCCTGCGGTTCAGCAAGCACGTGAAGCCGCTCGACGGATGCAGTGCAGCAACAACATGAAGCAATTGGGCCTGGGGATTCACAACTTCCATGATACCTATGGGTATGTCCCGGCTGGCGGGTCGGCGGACCAACAGCCCTTCGGAACGCATGCCACGGGATCTGGGTGGGGGAGTTCCTGGATGGTATTTCTTCTGCCCTTTATCGAGCAGAACTCGCTCTACGACCAAATGGATCTCAGCGGAGGCTCGGGGTGGAGTGGCAGTGTGGCAACCAATACGGCAGCCGCTAAAAATGTAACCTTGGATGCTTACCTTTGCCCTTCTTCTCCTTTGGAGGAATTTGCGGCTAATCCGCAATCCAACGGCCCGATCATGGCGCCAAGCTATGCCGCTATTTCTGGAGCCGTCAACGGCCTGATTCCCGGGTACACCGAGAGCCGGATTAACACACCTTCCTCGGCGACCGGTTGTTGCTCGGGAGGAATTGCCAGCGGAGGCGGAGTGATGATCCCCAGTGGAGAACTCGGGTTCGAAGCGATCACCGATGGAACTTCCAACACAGCCGTGATCGGCGAAATCAGTGACTCTTTAATTACAGCCAATGGGTCCAAGCACGATTATCGCAATGGCTATCGTCATGGTTGGATGATTGGCTGGCGATCAGCCAAATCTCCACCGAATGTCGGTAATGGAGGTGATCTGCGGACCTTCAATCAAGTAACAATTCGTTATCCCATCAACCAAAAGAAACGCCCCGGCACCGGTTGGCCCGATGGTCCAGGCAATTGCGGTTCGGACGGAATTTGTGACAACGCCAGCACCAACATGCCGCTCGTCTCGGCCCACCCAGGCGGCGTGATGACACTGATCGCCGACGGTTCTGTCCGGTTCCTGCCTGAGACCATGTCAATGGATTTACAAGGTCGTCTCGTGACACGAGATGACGGACAGGTCATCGAACTTCCGTAG
- the sigJ gene encoding RNA polymerase sigma factor SigJ, with amino-acid sequence MVTGDQFELLRQNLIGFCYRMLGSLPDAEDIAQEAYLRWEQAGRPQLDSPRSWYLRVCARLCLDRIKSVRYQREKYVGPWLPEPMLADHADRTELDETISIALMLTIERLKPAERAAFILHDLFGYEFQEVAEILGLEADNCRQLAKRARGHLRGEKQRSVTDAAGIKRISDAFFQAVNAGDLDRLRDVLSEDVVMHTDGGGKVSAARDLIVGFDAVTTFMVRVIRYAQREQTILYRPAWFNGAPGAVSYLGEKIIAAYHFEVIDDKIATLYVYRNPDKLAIFEQASAS; translated from the coding sequence ATGGTAACCGGCGATCAGTTCGAGCTTCTGCGGCAGAATCTGATTGGTTTCTGCTATCGGATGCTGGGAAGTCTTCCCGATGCGGAAGACATTGCTCAAGAGGCTTATCTGCGCTGGGAACAGGCCGGGCGGCCTCAGTTGGACTCGCCGCGAAGTTGGTACCTGCGTGTTTGTGCGCGGCTATGTTTAGACCGTATCAAGTCGGTGCGCTATCAGCGCGAGAAATACGTCGGCCCTTGGCTGCCAGAGCCCATGTTGGCCGATCATGCCGATCGCACAGAGTTGGACGAAACGATTTCAATCGCTCTTATGCTGACGATCGAACGCTTGAAACCCGCCGAACGAGCCGCGTTTATTCTGCATGATTTATTTGGCTACGAGTTTCAAGAGGTCGCCGAGATTCTCGGGCTGGAAGCAGACAATTGCCGCCAACTCGCGAAAAGAGCCCGGGGGCATCTGCGTGGCGAAAAGCAACGCAGCGTGACCGACGCTGCCGGAATCAAGCGAATCTCCGACGCGTTTTTTCAGGCCGTCAACGCCGGGGACTTAGATCGTCTGCGTGATGTCTTGTCGGAAGATGTCGTGATGCATACCGACGGTGGAGGCAAAGTCAGCGCCGCGCGAGACTTGATCGTTGGCTTCGATGCCGTAACTACATTTATGGTCCGGGTTATCCGCTATGCCCAACGCGAGCAAACGATTCTCTATCGCCCGGCCTGGTTCAATGGTGCACCAGGCGCCGTCAGTTACCTGGGCGAAAAGATCATCGCCGCCTATCACTTTGAGGTGATCGACGACAAAATCGCGACGCTTTATGTCTATCGCAACCCCGACAAACTGGCGATCTTTGAGCAAGCCTCGGCAAGTTAA